DNA sequence from the Pedobacter sp. W3I1 genome:
GATTTTGTTTTCGATTAAAGTCCATTTAAGGTTTTTAGCGAAATCATCATAACCTTCTGCCAATTCCTCGTCAGTTAGTTTTTCGTTTGTAGCTTTTAACCAACGACGTAAAAATTCATCAGGCAATTCGAAATCGTGCTTGGCTAAAAGCGCTTCATAAATATCGTTCGATAATTTACGTTCAGCATCTTGCTTAAACATACTTTCTACTTCTTCCGTAATTTTCGCTCTGAAACCAGCCTCATCAGTTACGGTACCTTCACCGAATAATTTATCAAAAAACTCCTGGTTTAAATCTGATTCCTCTAAACGGTTAACGTTTTTAACGTGAAGCTTAAAGTTTGCTTTTAATGCAGCCGCTTCTTCTTCCGAAATATTTAAAGCTTTGGCAATTACTGCCGCATCTTCTAATGCTTTTTGGATATCGATCGTAACTTCATCATCTTTCTTTAAACCGATTAACGATTTAAGGATTTTTTTATCTTTTACCTGATCTAAACGAATAGTTGCTGTACTGGTAATACCACCTTCAACAGCAGTACCATCTGCAGCTACCTGAGTTAATTCGGTGTAAAGCACATCATCATCAGCCGAAACCTCAGGATTAGTCATTTTACCATAGCTGCGACGAATATTTTTGATACGGCTTTCTAAAGTTTCTTTATCAGCCTTAATTACATATTCAGTAAATTTATCTTTAGATGAAAGATTTACATCAAAAGCAGGTGCTAAACCTAACTCATAATCAAATTCGAAATCATCTGTATTGTCCCACTTAAATTCACGCTCATCATCCATTTTAGGAAGTGGCTGACCTAAAATCTCTAATTTTTGCTCAGCAATGTAGTTAGATAATGTATCGTTCAACAAGTTGTTAACCTCCTCTACCAAAATACTTTTGCCATACATTTTTTTAATGTGGGCAGCAGGAACCATTCCCTTACGGAAACCAGGTAATTGCGCTTTTTTAGCTTGATCTTTAATGGCTTTCTCTACTTTTACAGTATAATCTGCAGGTGCAATTTTGATTTTTACAACAGCATTTAAGTTGCCGGTTTTTTCCTGTGTAATATTCATTTTTTTGAGATATCAGTATTGAGATGTGCAATTAGACTTGAGTATCGAGATATGAGATCTGAGACAAACAGCACATATCGCTTCAATTAAAACAGCACATCAATTTTTATTAATCAATGTTTTAAAAAACAAAGCCGTTCCGATTAATATCGGAACGGCTTCATTTG
Encoded proteins:
- the tig gene encoding trigger factor, giving the protein MNITQEKTGNLNAVVKIKIAPADYTVKVEKAIKDQAKKAQLPGFRKGMVPAAHIKKMYGKSILVEEVNNLLNDTLSNYIAEQKLEILGQPLPKMDDEREFKWDNTDDFEFDYELGLAPAFDVNLSSKDKFTEYVIKADKETLESRIKNIRRSYGKMTNPEVSADDDVLYTELTQVAADGTAVEGGITSTATIRLDQVKDKKILKSLIGLKKDDEVTIDIQKALEDAAVIAKALNISEEEAAALKANFKLHVKNVNRLEESDLNQEFFDKLFGEGTVTDEAGFRAKITEEVESMFKQDAERKLSNDIYEALLAKHDFELPDEFLRRWLKATNEKLTDEELAEGYDDFAKNLKWTLIENKIIKDNSIEIKYEDVVQAAKAKLDAQFRMYSPSPLPEDQLAQYAVQFLQEKENANRVFEEVKALKTFEQIKSVVTLEQKDIDYDKFIALDKK